TGGCGACGTTGACGATGGCCTGCAGGCCGGTGCCGCACGCCATCTGGACGTCGGACGCGGGCGTCGCGGGCGAGAGCTTGCTGCCGAGCACGCTCTCGCGGGCCAGGTTGAAGTCCTTCGAGTGCTTGAGCACGGCGCCGGCGGCGACCTCGCCGATCACCTCGCCCTGCAGCGAGAAACGGCTGACCAGGCCGTCGAGCGCGGCGGTGAACATGTCCTGGTTCGACGCCTTCGCGTACGGGCCGTTCGACCGCGCGAAGGGGATCCGGTTGCCGCCGATGATCGCGACCTTGCGGACGGCGGGCGTTTTCCTGGGCGGCATGAACGTCACCTCTCTGGTCGGCTCTCTCACACTGTAACCTACTCGCAAGTAGGTTAGACTGCGACGTGACGCAGACTGCACGGGAGGCAACCGATGGCTGACAGGTACCAGCAGTTCACGAAAACCCCGTTGGGGAAGTTCGTGGTGCCGAAGCTCGGCCTGCCCAACCCCGCCACGCTGCGCCGGTACAAGCCCGGTCAACCCGCCCTCGAGGGTCCCGCACTTCTCGGCGCCGCGCCCGGCGGCCGGCTCGAGAAGACCCTGAAGGATCAACTGGCCGACGCGGGCATCGACGTCGTCACCTCCGCGGCCGACCGGCACGCGGCGCTGGTGTTCGACGCCACCGGCGTCACCGACCCTGCGCGCCTGCGCGAGGTCTACGACTTCTTCCACCCGGTGATCCGCAGCGTCGGCCCGTCCGGCCGGGTCGTCGTCCTGGGCACGCCGCCGGAGCAGGTCGAAGGCCGCGAGCGGATCGCTCAGCGTGCTCTCGAGGGCTTCGTGCGCTCGGTGGGCAAGGAACTGAAGCGTGGCGCGACGGCTCAGCTCGTGTACGTCGCCGAAGGCGCCGAAGAGGCGACGGAGTCGACACTGCGCTTCCTGCTCTCCGCGAAGTCCGCGTTCGTCGACGCGCAGGTCATCCGGATCGGCACCGAGGGCAAGACGGCGACCGCGCCGGCGAACTGGGAGAAGCCCCTCGACGGAAAGGTCGCGCTGGTCACCGGCGCGTCCCGCGGCATCGGCGCGGCGATCGCCGAGGTGCTGGCCCGTGACGGCGCGCACGTCGTCGCGCTCGACATCCCCGTCCAGGGCGGCGACCTGTCCAAGGTGGCGAACAAGATCGGCGGCTCCGCGCTGCAGCTCGACATCACTTCGCCGAGCGCGCCCGCGAAGCTCGCGGAATACCTGAAGGAGCGGCACGGTGGCGTCGACGTCGTCGTGCACAACGCGGGCATCACGCGCGACAAGACGCTGGGCAACATGAGCGAGAGCGCGTGGGACTCGGTGATCGCCGTGAACCTGGCGTCGCAGCTCGCGGTGAACGACAAGCTGCTCGCCGACAAGATCCTCAACGAGAACGGCCGCATCATCGGCGTCTCGTCGATCGCGGGCATCGCCGGCAACGTCGGCCAGGCGAACTACGCGACGTCGAAGGCGGGCGTCATCGGCATGGTGAACGTCGGCGCGCCGCATCTCGCGGCGTACGGCGGCACGATCAACGCCGTGGCGCCCGGGTTCATCGAGACGAAGATGACCGCGGCGGTGCCGCTGTTCATCCGCGAAGCCGGCCGTCGGCTGTCCAGCCTCGGCCAGGGCGGCCTGCCGGTCGACGTCGCCGAGACGATCGCCTGGTACGCGAACCCGGCGTCGGCCGCGGTGAACGGCAATGTGGTCCGCGTCTGCGGCCAAGCCCTGCTGGGGGCGTGACGGTGGCGACCCGCGAACTCGACAGCACGCCGAGCCTGGCCACGCTGTACCCGAAAGCGCTGCTCGGCGGCGTGCTGCACAAGTCGTCCGGCTCCTCGTTGCCGGACACGGAGCTGGTGCGCACCGGTGTCGTCGTCGACCCGGCGCACCTGGCGGCGTACAACACGGTGTGCGGCTTCCGGCTGAGCGACGAGCTGCCCGCGACCTACCCGCACATGCTGGCGTTCCCGCTGCAGATGGCGTTGATGACCGAGCCGGGGTTCCCGTTCCCGCTGCTCGGCATGGTGCACGTGGCGAACCGGATCACCCAGCGCCGCGCGCTGCGGCTGGGCGAGCCGCTGACGATCCGGGTGCGCGCGGAGAACCTGCGCCCGCACGAGAAGGGCCGTCAGTTCGACGTCGTCAGCGAGGCGCAGGTCGGCGACGAGACGGTGTGGACGGACGTCAGCACCTATCTGCGTCGCGGGGGCTCTTCGGGCTCTTCCGCGCGCCGCGAGCAGCTGGCCCCGCCGACGCCGGACGCGATCTGGCGGGTGCCGGCCGACATCGGCCGGCGGTACGCGGAGGTCTCGGGCGACCGCAACCCGATCCACCTGCACCCGCTGACGGCTCGCCTGTTCGGCTTCCCCCGCGCGATCGCCCACGGGATGTGGACGAAGGCCCACGCCCTGGCGGCGTTCGAGGGCCGGCTGCCCGAGGCGTTCACGATCGACGTCCGCTTCAAGCAGCCGGTGCTGCTGCCGGCCAAGGCGGGCTTCACGTCGTGGGCCGACGGCGACGGCTGGGCGTTCGAGCTGTGGAGCGGGTCGAAACCGCACCTGGAAGGCTCGATCAGCTCACTTTGACGGGAAGCGGCCGGCGAGCGTCCGGTTGACCGCGGCGATGTCGAACGCGGCCGGATCGAACTCGTCGGCCGCCGTCAGGCCGAGCTCCGGCAGGCCGTGGGCGCCGTCCGCCGCAGTGAAGACCCACAGATGGCTCTGCGTTCCCAGCCGAAGCTTGCTGCCGGTCAAGGTCACCTTCAGCGTGAGTGTGGTCATGCGCTACTCCGAAGGCTTCCAGACCTCGCCCTCGATGAGGTCGTTGAACCCCAGCCAGACGAGGTTCATCAGCCACGACGCCAGCACGCCGTCGGAGATGTCGGGGTGGTCGAGGGCCCAGTCGGCCAGTGACTCGGCCGCCCCGACCAGCGCCGCGGACAGGCCCTCGCCGGAGAACTCGGCCTGCTCGCCGACGCCCTTGCGGGTGCCCGCGGACACGACCAGGGCCGCGACCAGCTGGATCGCGCGCACCCGCATGTCGGTGATCTCCGCGGCGAACGCCCCGCCGACCGTCAGTGCCTGGCGGTGCAGCACCGTCCACGACTCGCGGTACTCCGCGACGAAGCGGTAGAACGACCGCAGGCCGTGCCAGAGCTGCATGTCCGGCGGCAGGTCGGGCTGCACGCCGGCCTGGATGGCCTCGAGCAGCCGGGTCGCCTCGCGGCGGATGCACGCACCGAACAGGTCCTCCTTGGACCCGAGGTAGGTGTAGATCATCGGCTTCGAGACGCCGGCGACGTCGGAGATCTCGTCCATCGAGGCCGCGTGGTAGCCGTGGCGTGAGAAAACCTGGACAGCGGCGTCCAGGATCTGCCGCTCGCGCACCGCGCGCGGCAGCCGCCGGGCCCGTTCGGGCGGACGCTGATCATCCTCTGACACGCTGGACCTCCCTGTTGCTGCCCGGAGACGGTACCGGGCGCTGCCCCGGGAGGGTGATTTCGGCACGCTTGCCCGCCTACCTACTGGCGGGTAGCCTACGTGTGAGTAACTTGAGAGGGAGTGACCATGGCCGACAACGCCGGGATGACCAGCGCAGATCAGGTCGCGGAGCTCCGCGGGGCGGCGCTGCTGGACAAGCTGGAGCGGCTCGACCCACTCGGCCCCGAGGCGCACGCCCTCGACGTCAACGCGCTCGCCGACGCGGTCAACCCGCGGGATCTCGGCAAGGACGACTTCCGAAGACTTTTGAAGGCCCTGCTGAGGATGGCCGAGCGGGCCCCGGCGTTCGACCTGAGCAAGGTCGACCCGGCGCGCTTCGCGTCCCTGGTGTCGTCCGCCTCCCGCGTCCAGCTCGAGAGCGTCGTCGCGGAGCGGCCCCTGCGCGAGCGCGTGCTGGACGAGATCTTCGCCCGCATGGGCGCGCACATCCGGCCGGACCGAGCCCGTGACCTGCACGCGGTGGTCCACTGGCGCCTGTCGGCCGGCATCGGCGAAGGCGGCTACGACCGCTACGAGACGGTGATTTCGCACGGCTCGTGCACGGTGACCCGCGAGATGCGCGAACGCCCCCGCGTCACGATCACGATCGCCCCGGCCGACTTCTTCCGGCTGATCACCCACCAGGCGACGCCGGCCGTGCTGTTCGTCACGGGAAGAATCAAGGTCAAGGGCGATTTGGCCTTCGCGGCGGGCCTGATCGGATTCTTCGACCTCCCGCACCCCGTATAGTCGGTCTCCGTGCCCCGAAAAGCGAAGTGGCGCCTTTCCCGGCCCCGCGGTGTTCGTGCCGGCCACGTGGTCAACGCGTTCGCGGACAAGCTGCTCATCAGGAACCTGACGCCCGAGCAGTTCATCCAGGTCCTGGAAACCCTCCACATGCTGGGCGAGTCGGGCGCGGGCATCGAGCTGAGCTCCCTGTCGACGGACGTCCTGGTGGACGTGGTCCGCCGAGCCTCCCGCGACCAGCTGAGAGCAATCGCGGACCACCCGGAGCTGCGCGCGGTCTTCCTCGACGAGATATTCCGCCGAATGTCCGAGCATTTCCTCCCGGAGCGCGCACGCCACGTGGATTTCGTGGTTTCGTGGCGCTTTTCCGAGGGTGGCGGCGAGGACGGATACGACCGTTTCCAGACGGTGATCGAGGACGGGGTGTGCGTTTCTTCGACAGACTTGTCCCGCACCCCGGACACGACGATCACCCTGTCCGTGGACGACTTCATCCGGATGGCCACGGGCAACGCGGCAGTGGCGGCGATGTTCGTGACGGGCCGGGTGAAGGTGAAGGGCGAGTACGCCCCGGCGGTCCGGTTCTCCAGCTACTTCGACATCCCCAAGCCGAGTGTGGACTAGTTCGGATGGCGCTCTCTTACGATCTCGAAGTGGCGACTTCATCGTCGCTGGAGCAAGTCGCGCGCGAACTGCTCGACATCGGCCGCCCGCTGGAGCTGTTCGACGCGTCGGTCACACCCGAGCAGCTATTCCGCGACGGAGCAGTGACTCCACTCCGCACCTGGACCCGAGTCTACGAACGCAACCCCGCGACCTGGGCACCGATCGTCACCGACTTCGGAATCACCCCGACGGTGGCGGTGGGATTCAGCCTGTACAAACACGACAAGATTCCGGAGCAGCAGGACGACATGATCCGCTTGGTTTCCGGCCTGGTGGACCGGATCGCCGGCGATGCGGTGTTCTCCGGGATGGACGTCATCTGGCTCATGCGCCGCAGGGGTGAATTGACCTTGAATGAGCGCGACGATATCTGGCCTGAGCACCGTCTTGCCGCAGTGCGCCAGGCCTACCGGCGCAACCTGGCCGCGGGTCCTAAGTCCACCGTGGACTAGCAGTCCCACGTCGTCGACACCAAACTGTCGGTGTCAGCCTTTAGAGTGCATCTATGAGCCTGGCCGATGTTGACCGCGAGCACGTCCTTCGAGCCATCGACGAGTTCGATGACCTCGGCCGCGAGGGTTTTCTCAACAAGTACGGCTTCGCCGAAGCTCGTCAGTACGTAGTTGTCCACGACGGCCGGGAGTACGACTCGAAGGCTCTGATCGGCTCGGCTCACGGTTATGCGACCGGCGAGGCACTCCGCCCTTCGGACTTCAGTGACGGAGTCCGGACCGTGGGTGCTCGATTGACCGAGCTTGGCTTCGATTTCCTCGATGTCACCGCATCATCGGTCAAGGGCGTGCCTATCTATGGCGATATTCGGAGCTTCCCCGAGGGAACGACCTTCGCAAGTCGCGCGGAGGTGGCCGCGAGTGGAGTTCACCGTGCGTTGCAGGCCGGCATCGTCGGAACTGAGAAGCTAGGCGCCGAGTCAATCGTGTCGTCAGGTGGTTATGAAGACGACGATGACCGTGGCGACGAGCTGATCTACACCGGCCAAGGTGGTCGGGATGGCCGTGGTCGACAGACTGCTGACCAGACGTTTACGCGGGGCAACGCGGCGCTTCGCACGAGTTGGCTGACTGGTGCTCCGGTTCGGGTCGTTCGCGGTCCGGATCCGAAGTCCCCCTACGCGCCTGATCAGGGCTATCGCTACGACGGCCTCTACAAAGTTGAAGACACCGCAATGGTGCGTGGTCAAAGCGGCTACCTGGTCTGCCGGTTTCAGATGGTCAAGCTGAGCAAGATCGCCGACGTGACCTTCGGGGTTGGCGAATACCTGATGGCAGCTGATCCCGCGCACCCCGGAATGTCGATCGGCAACGCACAGCCAGGGCGCAAACCCGTAACGGCGCAACGCATCATCCGCACCACCAAGGTCGCGGACGACGTGAAGACGCTGCACGACCACACGTGTCAGATCTGCGGCACTCGCTTGTCGGTCGGCGACGGCGAAGGGTACTCAGAGGGTGCACACGTCAAGGCTCTCGGCGGTTTGCACCGCGGCCCTGACTTCCCGTCGAACGTGCTTTGCCTCTGCCCGAACTGCCACGTGCAGTTCGATCGCGGTGCCATTGTGATCGCGGCGGATCGCAGCGTGCTTCGCGAGGATGCTCCGGTCGGCAAGTTGCGAGAGCTCCCGGGACACCGGATCGAAGACGAGTATCTGGAGTATCACCGGACGGTGCACTCGTCGGTCAGCCTTCGATGACGCGACCCTCGATTACCGTCGGCTGGTCACGGCGCGGCTGAGGCTCCTCCGAAGAAGGGGGCACCACTTCGCTGTCCACCACCATCACCGGCCCCCGCCGCTGGTTGGCGAACCGCACCGCCCGCTTCTCCATCCGCTTCAACCACAGCCGCCGAACCACCGCCCGCGAAGGCGGCAGCATCAGCAGCAGACCCAGCACGTCGCTCACGAAGCCCGGGACCAGAATCAACACGCCGCCGAGGCCCACCAGCATCCCGTCGGTGAGTTCCTTCTCCGCCGGACGGCCGGCCCGGGCCGTCTCCATGAACGCCCTCATCGCCTTGGCGCCTTCGCGGCGGGCGAGCCAGGAGCCGATGAACGCGCCGGCCAGGAGGAGGCCCAGCGTGCCGAGCACGCCGACGGCCGAACCCACCGCCCAGATAGCGGCGATCTCGGCGAAGACGTAGAGCAGGAACGCGACAGCCATACCTGCACAACGAACGACCTGTCCGATTTGCTCCCGCGCCCGAGAACCACCGGCTGGCCTCGCCCCGCGTGTCCGACTGGCTCCTGATCAGCGCAGCAGCGTCTCGATCATCGACCGCAGACCCACGGCCAGGCGGTGGGTCTCACCAGTGCGCAGCAGGTGCAGCATGAGATCGCTGTGCAGCGAGCCCAGCAGCAGGTGCGCGATGAGGTCCGCGTCCAGTGTCGGCGCCGCCGCGGCGATCAGCTCGCGGACGTGTGCGTGCCACGCCAGGTAGATCGGGCTGTTCAGCCGGTCCGTCGACGCCTGCTCGAACGCCGCCATCACCTTGACGTTGCGGGTCGCCAGCTCGACCACCGCGTCGAAGAACGCCGCCAGTCGCTCGGCCGGGGGTGCGCCCGGGCCCAGCGGGGCCGGTCCGGATTCGACCGCGGCGGAAAGCGCCAGTACCCGCTCCTCCACCAGCGCTCGCATCAGGCCTTCGCGGTTGCCGAAGCGGTGGAACACCGTCCCCTTGCCGACGCCGGCCGCGGCCGCCACCCGGTCCATCGAGACGTGCTCGAGGTCGTGCGCTTCCAGGAGCTCCTCGGCCGCGCGCAGGATCGCCCGGCGGTTCCGGGCCGCGTCGGCGCGCTCCATGAAGGCTCCTCGACAAGTTGACTGCTGGTCCATATAGTAGGCGACCATAAGTTGACCGATGGTCCAGTTAAGGGGAAGCAATGCGAGCAGTGGTGCAGCACGGCACGGGCGGGCCCGAGGTGCTGAACGTCGAGGACCGGCCCGAACCGCACCGAGGCGAGGGCGAAGTGCTGATCCGCGTCGAAGCGATCGCGGTACCGTTCTACGAGACCCAGCTGCGCTCCGGGCTGATCCCGGCCGGGGGCGAGCCGTCCGTCTTCGGGCACGAGGCCGCGGGCACCGTCGTCGAGGCCGACGACCGCTCCCTGGTCGGCCGCAGGGTCGTCACGATGTCCTTCACCGGCGGCGCCTACGCCGAAGTCGTCGCCGCGAGCCAGTACACGTTGGTACCCGAGACGGTCTCCGCCGAGCACGCCGTCGCCGCGGCGGTTCCGGCGTCGATGGCCGTCGCGCTGCTGCGCACCGCGAACGTCGTCGAGGGCGAAACCGTACTCGTCGAGGCCGCGTCCGGGGCGATCGGCGGCCACCTCGCGCGGTTGGCCGGGCGGCGCGGTGCCCGGGTGATCGCAACCGCCGGCAAGGGGAAAGCCGACGCCGACGTCGTGCTCGACCACAACGACCCGGCGTGGCGGAAGAACGTCTCCGAGGGCATCGACGTCGTGTTCGAGTCGATCGGCGGGCCGCGCGCCGCCGAACTGACCGCCAAGCTCGCCCCGCGCGGACGGATCCTCGCCTACGGCCTGCTCAGCGGCGAGTTCGCGACCTTCTCCGTCGCCGACCTCGCGGCGCGCGGGCTCACCCTCATCGGCTTCGGTGGCCTGGACGCCTATGCGAAGGACGTCGCGGCCGCCCGCGCCGAGGCGCTCGACCTCGTCGCGGACGGCACGCTGACCCCCGTGATCGACCGGACCTACCCCCTCGCCGAAGCCGCCGCGGCGCACGCGCGGGTCGAGAGCCGCGAGGGCGCCGGAAGGGTCGTCCTCGTCCCCTAGCTCGGCACCTCGTCCAGGTACGCCTGCGCCTGAAGCGTGAACAGCTCGGCGTACCCCGCCTTCGCCGTCATCAGCTCCTCGTGCGTCCCGTACTCGGCCACCTTCCCGTGGTCCAGCAGCAGGATCCGCTCCGCCTGCCGGACGGTCGAGAACCGGTGCGAGATGTACAGCGTCGTCCGGCCCTCGGACAGCTCGCGCAGCCGCGAGAACAGGTCGTGCTCGGCCTGGGCGTCCAGCGCCGACGTCGGTTCGTCGAGGATCAGGATCGGTGCCTCTCGCTGGAACGCCCTGGCCAGCGCGATCTTCTGCCACTCGCCGCCGGAAAGGCTGACGCCCTGGTCGAACCAGCGGCCGAGGGGGCTGTCGTAACTCTGCGGGAGACGCTCGATGCGCTCGTCCGCGCCCGCCCGGCGGGCCGAGTCCACGATGTGGGGGCGGTCCTCCAGCCGGTTCAGGTCGCCGAGGCCGATGTTCTCGGCCGCGGTCCCCTGGTACGTCACGTAGTCCTGGAACATCGCGCTGATCCGGGTCCGCAGCTCGACCGGGTCGTACTCGCGGATGTCGACGCCGTCGAGCCGGATCGTGCCGGCAGTCGGGTCGTAGAGCCGGCAGAGCAGCTTGAACAGTGTCGACTTGCCCGCGCCGTTGCGGCCCACGACCGCCACCGTCTCGCCCGGGCGGATCTCGAAGCTGACGTTGTCGAGCGCCGGCTCGTCCGCGCCCGGGTAGGCGAAGGTGACCGAGTCGAACTCGATGTGCCCGTCCACAGTGGACGGCATCGGACGCGGCGAAGGAGGCGCCGTGATCTCCGGTTTCGTGTCCAGGAAGCGGTACAGCGTGTCGAGG
This genomic window from Amycolatopsis mongoliensis contains:
- a CDS encoding SCP2 sterol-binding domain-containing protein — translated: MPRKAKWRLSRPRGVRAGHVVNAFADKLLIRNLTPEQFIQVLETLHMLGESGAGIELSSLSTDVLVDVVRRASRDQLRAIADHPELRAVFLDEIFRRMSEHFLPERARHVDFVVSWRFSEGGGEDGYDRFQTVIEDGVCVSSTDLSRTPDTTITLSVDDFIRMATGNAAVAAMFVTGRVKVKGEYAPAVRFSSYFDIPKPSVD
- a CDS encoding SCP2 sterol-binding domain-containing protein gives rise to the protein MADNAGMTSADQVAELRGAALLDKLERLDPLGPEAHALDVNALADAVNPRDLGKDDFRRLLKALLRMAERAPAFDLSKVDPARFASLVSSASRVQLESVVAERPLRERVLDEIFARMGAHIRPDRARDLHAVVHWRLSAGIGEGGYDRYETVISHGSCTVTREMRERPRVTITIAPADFFRLITHQATPAVLFVTGRIKVKGDLAFAAGLIGFFDLPHPV
- a CDS encoding YDG/SRA domain-containing protein encodes the protein MSLADVDREHVLRAIDEFDDLGREGFLNKYGFAEARQYVVVHDGREYDSKALIGSAHGYATGEALRPSDFSDGVRTVGARLTELGFDFLDVTASSVKGVPIYGDIRSFPEGTTFASRAEVAASGVHRALQAGIVGTEKLGAESIVSSGGYEDDDDRGDELIYTGQGGRDGRGRQTADQTFTRGNAALRTSWLTGAPVRVVRGPDPKSPYAPDQGYRYDGLYKVEDTAMVRGQSGYLVCRFQMVKLSKIADVTFGVGEYLMAADPAHPGMSIGNAQPGRKPVTAQRIIRTTKVADDVKTLHDHTCQICGTRLSVGDGEGYSEGAHVKALGGLHRGPDFPSNVLCLCPNCHVQFDRGAIVIAADRSVLREDAPVGKLRELPGHRIEDEYLEYHRTVHSSVSLR
- a CDS encoding MaoC family dehydratase, whose protein sequence is MATRELDSTPSLATLYPKALLGGVLHKSSGSSLPDTELVRTGVVVDPAHLAAYNTVCGFRLSDELPATYPHMLAFPLQMALMTEPGFPFPLLGMVHVANRITQRRALRLGEPLTIRVRAENLRPHEKGRQFDVVSEAQVGDETVWTDVSTYLRRGGSSGSSARREQLAPPTPDAIWRVPADIGRRYAEVSGDRNPIHLHPLTARLFGFPRAIAHGMWTKAHALAAFEGRLPEAFTIDVRFKQPVLLPAKAGFTSWADGDGWAFELWSGSKPHLEGSISSL
- a CDS encoding TetR/AcrR family transcriptional regulator — protein: MERADAARNRRAILRAAEELLEAHDLEHVSMDRVAAAAGVGKGTVFHRFGNREGLMRALVEERVLALSAAVESGPAPLGPGAPPAERLAAFFDAVVELATRNVKVMAAFEQASTDRLNSPIYLAWHAHVRELIAAAAPTLDADLIAHLLLGSLHSDLMLHLLRTGETHRLAVGLRSMIETLLR
- a CDS encoding quinone oxidoreductase family protein, which produces MRAVVQHGTGGPEVLNVEDRPEPHRGEGEVLIRVEAIAVPFYETQLRSGLIPAGGEPSVFGHEAAGTVVEADDRSLVGRRVVTMSFTGGAYAEVVAASQYTLVPETVSAEHAVAAAVPASMAVALLRTANVVEGETVLVEAASGAIGGHLARLAGRRGARVIATAGKGKADADVVLDHNDPAWRKNVSEGIDVVFESIGGPRAAELTAKLAPRGRILAYGLLSGEFATFSVADLAARGLTLIGFGGLDAYAKDVAAARAEALDLVADGTLTPVIDRTYPLAEAAAAHARVESREGAGRVVLVP
- a CDS encoding SitI3 family protein, which translates into the protein MALSYDLEVATSSSLEQVARELLDIGRPLELFDASVTPEQLFRDGAVTPLRTWTRVYERNPATWAPIVTDFGITPTVAVGFSLYKHDKIPEQQDDMIRLVSGLVDRIAGDAVFSGMDVIWLMRRRGELTLNERDDIWPEHRLAAVRQAYRRNLAAGPKSTVD
- a CDS encoding 3-oxoacyl-ACP reductase; the encoded protein is MADRYQQFTKTPLGKFVVPKLGLPNPATLRRYKPGQPALEGPALLGAAPGGRLEKTLKDQLADAGIDVVTSAADRHAALVFDATGVTDPARLREVYDFFHPVIRSVGPSGRVVVLGTPPEQVEGRERIAQRALEGFVRSVGKELKRGATAQLVYVAEGAEEATESTLRFLLSAKSAFVDAQVIRIGTEGKTATAPANWEKPLDGKVALVTGASRGIGAAIAEVLARDGAHVVALDIPVQGGDLSKVANKIGGSALQLDITSPSAPAKLAEYLKERHGGVDVVVHNAGITRDKTLGNMSESAWDSVIAVNLASQLAVNDKLLADKILNENGRIIGVSSIAGIAGNVGQANYATSKAGVIGMVNVGAPHLAAYGGTINAVAPGFIETKMTAAVPLFIREAGRRLSSLGQGGLPVDVAETIAWYANPASAAVNGNVVRVCGQALLGA
- a CDS encoding TetR/AcrR family transcriptional regulator, giving the protein MSEDDQRPPERARRLPRAVRERQILDAAVQVFSRHGYHAASMDEISDVAGVSKPMIYTYLGSKEDLFGACIRREATRLLEAIQAGVQPDLPPDMQLWHGLRSFYRFVAEYRESWTVLHRQALTVGGAFAAEITDMRVRAIQLVAALVVSAGTRKGVGEQAEFSGEGLSAALVGAAESLADWALDHPDISDGVLASWLMNLVWLGFNDLIEGEVWKPSE
- a CDS encoding FxsA family protein, with amino-acid sequence MAVAFLLYVFAEIAAIWAVGSAVGVLGTLGLLLAGAFIGSWLARREGAKAMRAFMETARAGRPAEKELTDGMLVGLGGVLILVPGFVSDVLGLLLMLPPSRAVVRRLWLKRMEKRAVRFANQRRGPVMVVDSEVVPPSSEEPQPRRDQPTVIEGRVIEG